One Weissella coleopterorum DNA segment encodes these proteins:
- the fmt gene encoding methionyl-tRNA formyltransferase — MQNQTRIIFMGTPQFSVGILQALIDHPAYDVVAVLTQPDRPVGRKRVLTPTPVKQLALEAQIPVFQPAKLSGSVEQQAMIDLHPDIMITAAYGQFLPTKLLQAARIGAINVHASLLPKYRGGAPIHYALLNGDTETGVSIMYMIKEMDAGDVLAQAKIQITDDDNTGTLFDKLSVLGRDLLLKTLPSLIDGSNVAEPQDATKVTFSPNVQPVEEVLDFSKSARTIFNQIRGLYPFPVAHTTIKGQRTKIQKSHLVDVKSDLKSGTVFKMTKHDLWLVAGDGKVLAIDELQPAGKPKMNVTAYLNGHANFTEGEQIITHE, encoded by the coding sequence ATGCAAAATCAAACCAGAATTATTTTTATGGGAACACCTCAATTTTCAGTTGGGATCTTACAAGCTTTAATTGATCATCCAGCTTACGATGTGGTTGCTGTATTAACACAACCTGATCGACCGGTTGGACGAAAACGAGTTTTAACCCCTACGCCAGTCAAACAGTTGGCCCTAGAAGCACAGATTCCAGTTTTTCAACCAGCTAAATTGAGCGGATCAGTGGAACAACAAGCGATGATTGATTTACACCCAGATATCATGATTACAGCGGCGTATGGTCAATTTTTACCTACTAAATTATTGCAAGCAGCTCGAATCGGAGCAATTAATGTCCATGCTTCTTTGTTACCAAAGTATCGTGGAGGTGCACCGATTCACTATGCTTTACTGAATGGTGATACTGAAACTGGGGTTTCCATTATGTACATGATTAAGGAGATGGATGCAGGTGATGTATTAGCGCAAGCCAAAATCCAAATTACTGATGATGACAATACGGGAACTTTATTTGATAAATTATCCGTTTTGGGACGTGATTTGTTGTTAAAAACACTTCCTAGTTTGATTGATGGAAGCAATGTGGCTGAACCGCAAGATGCTACCAAAGTTACTTTTTCGCCAAATGTTCAACCAGTGGAAGAGGTGTTGGATTTTTCAAAATCGGCTCGAACAATTTTTAATCAAATTCGAGGCTTATATCCATTTCCAGTTGCTCATACAACGATTAAAGGGCAGAGAACTAAAATTCAAAAATCCCATTTAGTTGACGTGAAAAGTGATTTGAAGAGTGGAACGGTGTTTAAAATGACTAAACATGATCTCTGGTTAGTAGCAGGTGATGGCAAAGTTTTGGCAATTGATGAATTACAACCAGCTGGTAAGCCTAAAATGAACGTAACTGCCTATTTAAATGGGCATGCTAATTTTACCGAAGGAGAACAAATAATTACTCATGAGTAA
- the rsmB gene encoding 16S rRNA (cytosine(967)-C(5))-methyltransferase RsmB gives MSKGNSKQIAGWEQGNARALAVRVLERVKDGAYSNLQLNQIVKASKLEERDVHLLTTIVYGVIQHRLTLEYWLKPFLRGNVDPFVKELLMISVYQMQYLDKIPQHAIFDEAIQVAKRRGHDGIRKYVTGVLHNLERQGLPEIKALEDPIERLSIEVSLPTWLLKQLALEVGDEKMKKVVHSINSAPAQSARINRAVTNVQQVTELLRIEGFEVEQSPVTADALRLNHGHVASSKAFSDGLLTLQDESAMLMVPNLQLTPEMKVLDAAAAPGGKTTQIASYLSAEKGGVVEALDIHPHKIKLIEENAKRLHVSERVHAQELDARKVDTRFADNYFDAILVDAPCSGFGLLRRKPEIRYEKSYADSIKLHQIQLDILNAVAPKLKKDGYLVYGTCTILEIENDAVVKEFLAQNSDYELVATQGPLTQNERLTMQIFPDDFESDGFFVATLHKKQ, from the coding sequence ATGAGTAAAGGAAATTCAAAACAGATAGCGGGCTGGGAACAAGGTAATGCCCGCGCATTAGCGGTTCGAGTTTTAGAGCGAGTTAAAGATGGTGCCTATTCAAACTTACAACTAAATCAAATTGTAAAGGCTTCTAAGTTAGAAGAAAGAGACGTGCACTTATTAACGACCATTGTTTATGGAGTAATCCAACATCGCTTAACATTGGAATATTGGCTGAAACCATTTTTGCGGGGAAATGTTGATCCATTCGTTAAAGAACTGCTCATGATTTCCGTTTATCAAATGCAATATTTAGATAAAATTCCGCAACATGCGATTTTTGATGAAGCAATTCAAGTGGCCAAGCGAAGAGGTCATGATGGTATTCGTAAATATGTCACGGGCGTGCTACATAACTTGGAAAGACAGGGATTGCCTGAAATAAAAGCACTTGAAGATCCAATTGAACGTCTTTCAATTGAAGTTTCGTTACCAACTTGGTTGTTAAAGCAATTAGCGCTTGAAGTTGGTGATGAAAAGATGAAAAAGGTGGTACATTCGATCAATAGTGCACCTGCACAGTCTGCTCGCATCAATCGGGCCGTTACTAATGTTCAACAGGTGACAGAACTTTTGCGTATCGAGGGATTTGAAGTTGAACAGTCGCCGGTTACGGCAGATGCCTTACGGCTCAATCATGGACATGTAGCTTCATCGAAAGCTTTTTCAGATGGACTACTGACATTGCAAGATGAATCAGCGATGTTGATGGTACCCAATCTGCAGCTGACACCTGAGATGAAAGTACTGGATGCTGCTGCGGCTCCAGGCGGAAAAACAACACAAATTGCTAGTTATTTAAGCGCTGAAAAAGGGGGAGTAGTTGAAGCCTTAGATATTCATCCCCACAAAATTAAATTAATCGAAGAAAATGCTAAGAGACTGCACGTTTCTGAACGAGTACACGCTCAGGAACTAGATGCTCGTAAAGTTGATACGCGTTTTGCGGATAATTATTTTGATGCGATTTTAGTTGATGCCCCTTGTTCAGGATTTGGACTATTGCGTCGTAAACCGGAAATTCGTTACGAAAAAAGTTACGCTGATAGTATTAAATTACATCAAATTCAACTTGATATTTTAAACGCCGTCGCGCCTAAATTAAAAAAAGACGGTTATTTGGTTTATGGTACTTGTACAATTTTAGAGATCGAAAATGATGCTGTTGTAAAAGAGTTTTTAGCTCAAAACTCTGATTATGAGTTGGTTGCAACCCAGGGACCACTTACTCAAAATGAGCGTTTGACAATGCAAATTTTTCCTGATGATTTTGAGTCGGATGGATTTTTCGTTGCGACGTTGCACAAAAAACAGTAA
- a CDS encoding Stp1/IreP family PP2C-type Ser/Thr phosphatase: MKIAFATDRGTVRADNQDYVDVFVNQRGVQLAIVADGVGGQNAGDVAATMAVSHFGNDWLMTQIDTPSAAKAWLLEQTLQENKNILTTANRYKTLKGMATTLVIAVILPSSLVISNLGDSRAYLLRRDSILQLTQDHNLASELLRRGAITSEEAKEHPGRNMITRQLGVNTEAKPDIQDMKIEEGDLLLLTTDGLGKALSDYEIVQIIQESDNISTAVAHLIAIANQKGTPDNVTVLLGMQEGDGGY; the protein is encoded by the coding sequence ATGAAAATCGCTTTTGCAACGGATCGTGGAACTGTTCGTGCTGATAATCAAGATTATGTTGATGTTTTTGTGAATCAACGTGGAGTTCAATTAGCGATCGTTGCGGATGGCGTTGGTGGCCAGAATGCTGGAGATGTTGCCGCTACCATGGCTGTTTCACATTTTGGTAATGATTGGCTCATGACTCAAATTGATACCCCTAGTGCAGCTAAGGCGTGGCTGTTAGAGCAGACGCTTCAAGAAAATAAGAATATTTTGACGACTGCTAATCGATATAAGACATTAAAAGGCATGGCGACGACGTTGGTTATAGCAGTTATTCTGCCAAGTTCTTTGGTAATATCAAACTTAGGCGATTCAAGAGCCTATCTATTACGACGTGATAGTATCTTGCAGTTGACACAAGATCATAATTTGGCCAGTGAATTATTGCGTCGAGGCGCTATTACTTCAGAAGAGGCAAAGGAACATCCAGGTCGAAATATGATTACCCGACAATTAGGGGTCAATACTGAGGCGAAACCAGATATTCAGGATATGAAAATAGAAGAAGGAGATCTTCTCTTACTTACCACAGATGGATTAGGAAAAGCACTTTCAGACTATGAAATAGTTCAAATCATCCAAGAAAGTGATAATATTTCTACAGCGGTGGCACATTTAATTGCTATAGCTAATCAAAAGGGAACGCCTGATAATGTGACGGTACTCTTGGGTATGCAGGAAGGAGATGGGGGATACTAA
- the pknB gene encoding Stk1 family PASTA domain-containing Ser/Thr kinase, with translation MRVNELIADRYQIIEPLGEGGMANVYRAHDQFLNRDVSVKLLRLDMRDNSTIRQRFENEIAASTELVHPNIIQVYDFGESDQLQFLVSEYVKGEDLKRYIASHHPLTITRTLEIMDDVLAGVAMAHSHNIVHRDLKPQNILIDESGRAKITDFGIALAQSSLGLTKTDVAIGSIHYMSPEQVKGGMATTRSDIYALGIILYEMLVGKVPFDAQEAVSVALMHSTEPMPFVRDIDPRIPQALENVILRATQKNSMDRYSSVNEMRQDLSNVMSTERLNEPRLNLNNQADQTTTVTKIIPSDVVGTVANQSDVAAEPVSRKSKPGQNKEQSGLKTWSRKRRIATWAAIILAGVLALFLVVGLIPDKVTISDFTGDTESAARQSLKQDGLTVGKVYYVNSKTVKKGFVIKTNPKAGQKIEKGGKVSLYISTGVKMVRFGDYTGEKYSKVAQQLRTKGYSVKVVRQYNSDVPAGYIIEQDVAAESKVDPSNTTVTFTVSRGQKSLVVPDFSNLSQNDAQKLANKEGVIVSFAQQASDSVDENKVISQSIKAGTKIKDGTVVTVTISTGATPISVPNFVGKSLDDVKSWASSNGVKVQPKNDVTSTEDKGVITSQDISAGGSIKKGDTLTVGVSTGTGNSSSGHESSSSN, from the coding sequence ATGCGAGTTAATGAATTAATTGCCGATCGATATCAAATTATTGAGCCTTTAGGCGAAGGTGGAATGGCAAATGTCTATCGGGCTCATGATCAATTTTTGAACCGAGATGTTTCAGTTAAATTACTTCGGTTAGATATGCGTGATAATAGCACTATCCGACAACGTTTTGAAAATGAAATAGCCGCATCAACCGAATTAGTTCATCCAAATATTATTCAAGTTTATGATTTCGGTGAATCAGATCAGTTACAGTTTTTAGTGAGTGAGTATGTGAAGGGGGAGGATCTAAAACGCTATATTGCTAGCCACCACCCTTTGACTATTACGCGAACATTAGAAATTATGGATGATGTATTAGCGGGTGTGGCAATGGCCCATAGCCATAATATTGTTCATCGTGATTTGAAGCCACAAAATATTTTAATTGATGAAAGTGGACGGGCTAAAATTACAGATTTTGGGATCGCCTTAGCACAATCTAGTCTCGGATTGACTAAGACGGATGTCGCGATTGGTTCTATTCACTATATGTCCCCAGAACAAGTTAAAGGCGGGATGGCAACTACTCGTAGCGATATTTATGCATTAGGAATTATTCTATACGAAATGTTAGTTGGCAAAGTTCCCTTTGATGCACAAGAAGCAGTTAGCGTTGCTTTAATGCACTCGACGGAACCAATGCCATTTGTGCGAGATATTGATCCTCGAATCCCACAAGCGCTTGAAAATGTAATTTTACGAGCCACCCAGAAAAATTCTATGGATCGTTATAGTTCAGTGAATGAAATGCGACAAGATTTATCGAATGTAATGTCTACTGAACGTTTAAACGAACCCCGTTTGAATTTAAATAATCAAGCAGATCAGACAACAACGGTCACTAAGATTATTCCAAGTGATGTGGTTGGAACAGTTGCTAATCAGTCTGATGTAGCAGCAGAACCAGTTTCAAGAAAAAGCAAGCCGGGACAAAATAAAGAACAATCCGGCTTAAAAACGTGGAGTAGAAAAAGACGAATTGCAACCTGGGCTGCAATTATTTTAGCTGGTGTCTTAGCACTGTTTTTAGTTGTTGGGTTAATTCCTGATAAAGTGACGATTTCTGACTTCACTGGGGATACTGAAAGCGCTGCTCGCCAATCACTTAAACAAGATGGACTAACGGTTGGCAAAGTCTATTATGTGAATAGTAAGACGGTAAAGAAGGGTTTTGTGATTAAAACGAACCCCAAGGCAGGTCAAAAAATAGAAAAAGGTGGTAAGGTTAGCCTTTATATCTCTACTGGGGTTAAGATGGTGCGTTTTGGTGACTATACGGGTGAGAAGTATTCTAAAGTAGCACAGCAACTCCGAACCAAAGGGTATAGCGTCAAAGTGGTTCGCCAGTATAATTCAGATGTCCCAGCCGGTTATATTATTGAACAAGATGTCGCGGCTGAATCCAAGGTCGATCCATCTAATACTACGGTAACCTTCACGGTATCGCGAGGACAAAAATCGTTAGTGGTACCTGATTTTAGCAACTTAAGTCAAAATGATGCTCAAAAATTGGCTAATAAAGAAGGTGTGATTGTTTCCTTCGCGCAACAAGCTTCAGATTCAGTTGATGAGAATAAAGTGATTTCACAATCAATTAAAGCTGGAACCAAAATTAAAGACGGCACAGTTGTTACAGTCACTATTTCGACGGGTGCAACACCAATTTCCGTCCCTAATTTTGTTGGTAAAAGTTTAGACGATGTTAAGAGCTGGGCTAGTAGCAATGGAGTCAAAGTTCAACCAAAGAATGATGTAACGTCGACAGAAGATAAGGGCGTTATTACTAGTCAAGATATTTCAGCTGGTGGAAGCATCAAAAAGGGGGATACGCTAACGGTGGGCGTTTCAACTGGAACCGGTAATAGTTCAAGTGGTCATGAGAGCAGTTCGTCCAATTAA
- the rsgA gene encoding ribosome small subunit-dependent GTPase A, translated as MTNYHGQIHLSLAGFYDVLTDDGKMMRTRARGNFRKKGLTPLVGDFVEFSADADQDGYLLKIDARKNGLVRPPVANVDQAILVTAVKLPNFSTNLLDRQLVALEEDGIEPIIYFTKTDLLTAIEFDALSEIVTGYRLAGYQVILPQSAFDKPSLTSLREILNQGLSVVMGQTGAGKSTLLNHLDPTLALATGEVSQALSRGKHTTRQVSLVAMGQGWVADTPGFSTFEVFKMEARDLTKYFREINYYARNCRFRGCVHLNEPDCAVKVAVTAGEIMQSRYDNYKLFYDLIEGRRPVYNKHDKKH; from the coding sequence ATGACCAATTATCATGGACAGATTCATCTATCATTAGCTGGATTTTATGATGTATTAACCGATGATGGCAAGATGATGCGCACGCGGGCACGTGGCAATTTCAGAAAAAAAGGTTTGACACCATTAGTGGGAGATTTTGTAGAATTTTCGGCTGATGCGGATCAAGATGGGTACTTACTTAAGATCGATGCCCGAAAAAATGGTCTTGTGCGACCACCAGTTGCTAATGTCGATCAAGCTATTTTAGTGACTGCCGTTAAATTACCTAATTTTTCGACAAATCTATTAGATCGGCAGTTGGTCGCCTTGGAGGAGGACGGAATCGAACCCATTATTTATTTTACGAAGACGGATTTGTTGACGGCAATAGAATTTGATGCTTTGTCAGAAATTGTAACGGGTTACCGTTTAGCAGGATATCAGGTTATTTTGCCACAATCTGCGTTTGATAAGCCAAGTTTAACTAGTTTACGAGAAATTTTAAATCAGGGCTTAAGTGTCGTGATGGGACAAACTGGGGCTGGTAAGTCAACACTATTGAATCATTTAGATCCAACATTAGCTTTGGCCACCGGAGAAGTCTCACAAGCGCTAAGTCGAGGAAAACATACAACTAGACAGGTAAGCTTAGTTGCGATGGGGCAGGGTTGGGTGGCTGATACACCTGGTTTTTCAACCTTTGAAGTCTTTAAAATGGAAGCTCGGGATCTTACAAAATATTTTCGTGAAATCAATTATTACGCTCGTAATTGTCGATTTCGGGGCTGTGTTCATTTAAATGAACCAGACTGTGCTGTTAAGGTTGCAGTAACGGCTGGTGAAATAATGCAATCAAGATATGATAACTATAAATTGTTTTATGATTTGATTGAAGGCCGTCGCCCGGTATATAATAAACATGATAAAAAACATTGA
- the rpe gene encoding ribulose-phosphate 3-epimerase, which yields MSIKVAPSILAADYLNLERDVKLVEDAGAEYLHIDVMDGMFVPSISYGPGWVKALKPKTNMVLDVHLMVEQPERYIDAFVDAGADILGVHYEATQHLHRALQQINDHGIKSEVVINPATSVTVIEPILHMVDQVLVMTVNPGFGGQKFLPETLAKITELAELKAQNGYHYDIEIDGGANDETTKLAYEAGATVAVAGSYVYDKVDPAAKIERLKEVTK from the coding sequence ATGTCAATTAAAGTAGCACCATCAATTTTAGCCGCAGATTATTTAAACTTAGAGCGTGATGTAAAGCTCGTCGAAGATGCAGGTGCAGAATACCTACATATTGATGTGATGGATGGTATGTTTGTACCATCAATATCATATGGTCCAGGTTGGGTTAAGGCATTGAAGCCTAAGACAAATATGGTTTTGGATGTGCATCTAATGGTGGAACAACCAGAACGCTATATTGATGCTTTTGTTGACGCAGGCGCAGATATTTTAGGAGTTCATTATGAAGCTACTCAACATCTACACCGGGCATTACAACAAATCAATGATCATGGTATCAAGTCAGAAGTAGTGATTAATCCAGCTACTTCAGTTACGGTGATTGAACCAATCTTGCACATGGTTGATCAAGTGTTGGTTATGACCGTTAATCCAGGTTTTGGGGGACAAAAGTTCTTGCCTGAAACCTTAGCAAAGATTACTGAGTTAGCTGAACTGAAGGCACAAAATGGCTATCACTACGATATTGAAATTGATGGTGGAGCCAATGATGAGACTACTAAATTAGCTTACGAGGCAGGCGCAACAGTTGCGGTGGCTGGATCATATGTCTATGATAAAGTTGATCCTGCTGCTAAGATTGAGCGTTTGAAAGAAGTCACTAAGTAG
- a CDS encoding thiamine diphosphokinase — translation MPETSVNRTLIRLLVGGPQSEWPAALHQGKITGPWVAADRGALYLMKMGITPILTLGDLDSIHVEKRSDFVHGLPSLINKEDQIQTDTEAILQEVERRYQPQMIEIYGATGGRLDHLLNNIFMFAKPYLRSIATHSRLIDKSNVIDFYLPGAYTITKQPGMQYLGFAAITPVKGLTLIDEKYPLNDWEGPVTIWGSNEFIGQKNHFSFKTGMIAVIQSKDAN, via the coding sequence ATGCCAGAAACTAGCGTAAATAGAACGCTCATTCGATTATTAGTGGGAGGTCCCCAATCTGAATGGCCCGCTGCTCTACACCAAGGAAAAATAACCGGTCCATGGGTTGCTGCTGATCGAGGAGCTTTGTACCTTATGAAGATGGGGATAACGCCGATTTTAACGTTAGGTGATCTAGATTCGATTCACGTCGAAAAGCGTTCGGATTTTGTGCATGGGTTACCAAGCTTGATTAACAAAGAAGATCAAATTCAAACCGACACCGAGGCCATTTTACAAGAGGTTGAGCGGCGTTATCAACCACAAATGATTGAGATTTATGGTGCTACAGGCGGGCGTTTGGATCATTTGCTCAATAATATTTTTATGTTTGCTAAACCGTATTTAAGGTCCATCGCAACACATAGTCGGTTAATTGATAAGAGTAATGTAATTGATTTTTATTTACCTGGCGCATACACAATTACCAAACAACCGGGGATGCAATATTTAGGCTTTGCTGCCATTACGCCAGTGAAGGGTTTGACCTTAATTGATGAAAAATATCCATTGAATGACTGGGAAGGTCCGGTTACAATTTGGGGATCTAATGAATTTATTGGTCAAAAAAATCATTTTTCGTTTAAAACTGGTATGATAGCGGTGATTCAATCGAAGGATGCTAATTAA
- the rpmB gene encoding 50S ribosomal protein L28: MAVDAVNGKRTRFGNQRSHALNSSRRSWKPNLQKVTVKINGAAPKKVYLSARTLKAGLKNGSIERV, encoded by the coding sequence ATGGCAGTTGATGCAGTCAACGGAAAGCGTACGCGCTTCGGAAACCAACGTTCACACGCCCTTAACTCAAGCCGTCGTAGCTGGAAGCCAAACTTGCAAAAGGTAACCGTTAAAATTAACGGAGCAGCACCTAAGAAAGTTTACTTATCAGCCCGTACTTTGAAGGCTGGGTTGAAGAACGGTTCAATCGAACGTGTTTAA
- a CDS encoding Asp23/Gls24 family envelope stress response protein produces the protein MAVKIQTEQGTVQIENDVIAKIVGGAATDNYGVVGMASQNPLRDGINQALSGDNYAKGVVVRETETGIAVDVYVIVGYGMKISEISKSVQARVKNDLSSMLGIIADEVNVIVQGVRILGE, from the coding sequence ATGGCAGTAAAGATTCAAACCGAACAAGGAACTGTTCAAATTGAAAACGACGTAATTGCTAAAATTGTTGGTGGTGCGGCTACTGATAATTATGGCGTGGTTGGAATGGCCAGCCAAAATCCTTTACGTGATGGAATTAACCAAGCTTTGAGTGGGGACAACTATGCTAAAGGCGTAGTTGTTCGTGAGACCGAAACTGGGATTGCAGTGGATGTTTACGTGATTGTAGGCTATGGTATGAAAATTTCAGAAATTTCAAAAAGTGTACAGGCACGTGTGAAGAATGATTTAAGTAGTATGTTGGGAATTATCGCCGATGAAGTCAATGTGATTGTCCAAGGCGTTCGTATTTTGGGTGAATAA
- a CDS encoding DAK2 domain-containing protein: MEVVTEITNVEFGKMINAAANALQDNAEKINKLNVFPVPDGDTGTNMTLSMASGAEYERDEIDLRLGALAKATSKGLLMGARGNSGVILSQIFRGFANAVKDEDVLTARTLADGLMGGAETAYKAVMKPTEGTILTVIREAAAAANQAAKQSDDAVMVAKAAYDAAETALATTPDLLPVLKEVGVVDSGGQGLVIVLEAFYAVLSGQEIKHDAVDNAGLEAMIKELHNAGVQGELNPESIEFGYCTEMMVDLSVGTTYDTDFDYDQFYAYLAELGDSLLVINDEEVVKVHIHTEHPGKVFEWGLKYGSLRKTKVDNMRYQQEEASVAAQQTKDAQNDEAIQVDLAVIGIAAGSGVQNLFKSSGANVIIDSTQAPSTADIVSAIQASGAKQALVLPNDSNIFMAADQAKSMLDIPVEIIKTRTVQQGLTALLVGFNPDAELTDNAQNMTMAINDVKSGSVTTSVRDTTIGGLEIHVGDAIGLLDGTIVIAEPEGDIQMAAQKLVEKMLDEDDEIVTIIYGADATESDAQKLATFIEKLDDEMEVEIQAGDQPLYPIYLAVE, encoded by the coding sequence GTGGAAGTTGTAACAGAAATTACTAACGTTGAATTTGGTAAAATGATCAACGCTGCGGCCAATGCTTTACAAGACAACGCAGAAAAAATTAATAAATTAAATGTTTTCCCAGTTCCGGATGGAGACACGGGAACAAATATGACCTTGTCAATGGCTTCTGGTGCGGAATATGAGCGTGATGAAATTGATCTTCGCTTGGGTGCATTAGCAAAGGCTACTTCAAAGGGTTTGTTGATGGGTGCTCGTGGTAATTCCGGAGTTATTTTGTCGCAAATTTTTAGAGGTTTTGCCAATGCTGTTAAAGATGAAGATGTTTTGACGGCTCGAACGCTGGCTGACGGTTTAATGGGTGGAGCAGAAACGGCTTATAAAGCTGTAATGAAGCCAACCGAGGGAACTATCTTAACAGTAATTCGTGAAGCAGCTGCGGCCGCAAACCAAGCTGCAAAACAATCGGATGATGCAGTTATGGTAGCTAAGGCTGCCTATGATGCAGCGGAAACGGCGCTAGCGACTACCCCTGACTTACTTCCCGTTTTAAAAGAAGTTGGAGTGGTCGATTCAGGAGGACAAGGTTTAGTTATTGTCTTAGAAGCTTTTTATGCAGTTTTGTCTGGCCAAGAAATTAAGCATGATGCGGTTGATAATGCTGGGTTAGAGGCGATGATTAAAGAATTGCATAACGCGGGGGTTCAAGGTGAATTGAATCCTGAAAGCATTGAATTTGGTTATTGTACTGAAATGATGGTTGATCTATCAGTGGGGACGACGTACGATACTGATTTTGATTATGATCAATTTTATGCTTATTTAGCCGAGCTAGGTGATTCATTGTTAGTCATCAATGATGAAGAAGTTGTTAAAGTGCATATTCATACTGAACACCCAGGTAAAGTTTTTGAATGGGGACTAAAATATGGATCATTGCGTAAAACTAAAGTTGATAACATGCGTTATCAACAAGAAGAGGCGTCAGTAGCTGCCCAACAAACCAAGGATGCTCAAAATGATGAAGCAATTCAAGTTGACTTGGCTGTCATCGGAATTGCAGCAGGATCAGGTGTACAAAATCTATTTAAGTCATCGGGTGCTAATGTAATTATTGATAGTACTCAAGCGCCTTCAACGGCTGATATTGTTTCAGCAATTCAAGCGAGCGGAGCTAAGCAAGCCTTGGTTTTGCCAAATGATTCAAATATCTTTATGGCGGCCGATCAAGCTAAGTCGATGTTAGATATTCCTGTTGAAATTATTAAAACGCGGACCGTCCAGCAAGGATTGACGGCATTATTAGTAGGCTTTAATCCAGATGCAGAATTGACCGATAATGCCCAAAACATGACAATGGCCATCAATGATGTTAAATCTGGTTCGGTCACTACATCTGTACGTGATACTACGATTGGCGGATTAGAAATTCATGTTGGAGATGCAATTGGTCTCTTGGATGGAACTATTGTGATTGCCGAACCAGAAGGCGATATTCAAATGGCGGCACAAAAGTTAGTTGAAAAAATGCTAGATGAAGATGATGAAATTGTGACGATTATTTATGGAGCGGACGCAACAGAATCAGACGCTCAAAAATTAGCTACATTCATTGAAAAATTGGATGATGAGATGGAAGTTGAAATTCAAGCTGGAGATCAACCACTTTATCCAATTTATTTAGCTGTTGAATAA